The following are encoded together in the Thermodesulfovibrionales bacterium genome:
- a CDS encoding cytochrome c: protein MILTVAPLLVAAIWMDDQQSYKPYKAPVLSPPKDSVPVTGKEVASPDMEFKNPMAPTAKSVEEGKALFETNCLMCHGATSSERGPVGKKLVPPPPGLDHEMVKGLSDSTIFKAITFGFGRMPAFQDKLTSRERWKLVNFLRTRK, encoded by the coding sequence ATGATTCTTACTGTCGCCCCTCTGCTCGTGGCCGCGATCTGGATGGACGACCAGCAATCCTACAAGCCCTACAAAGCGCCGGTCCTCTCGCCGCCGAAAGACTCCGTGCCCGTGACCGGCAAAGAGGTCGCTTCACCGGACATGGAATTCAAGAATCCAATGGCTCCGACCGCGAAATCTGTAGAAGAGGGCAAGGCGCTCTTCGAAACCAATTGCCTTATGTGCCACGGCGCTACATCTTCGGAGCGGGGGCCGGTAGGCAAAAAGCTCGTTCCTCCTCCGCCCGGTCTGGATCATGAAATGGTGAAGGGATTGAGCGACTCAACCATCTTCAAGGCCATCACCTTCGGCTTCGGCCGCATGCCGGCGTTTCAGGATAAGCTTACGTCCCGGGAGCGATGGAAGCTGGTCAACTTCCTGCGAACGCGGAAATGA